GGATGTTGCTACTCACCTTCATTCAAAAAATGCCGAATGCAAATCAAGCAGGTCTTGACAAATACCTGTTCGGTCAAGCGGCAACACTCATGGAAAAAGATGTTTGGATGATGGCCTTAATTACAGGCATTAGCTTACTCGTGTTGCTCTTATTTTGGAAAGAATTAAAATTGTTACTCTTTGATGCTGATTATACCAAAACATTGGGTTTTAATGTACGGTTTTTAGATATTTTAATTACCACTTTTATTGTATTAGCCATTGTTTTAGGCCTCCAAACTGTTGGTGTAGTGCTTATGAGCGCTATGCTTTTAGCGCCAGCCGCTGCTGCCCGACAATGGACCAATAGCCTAGGCACTATGATCATATTAGCGTCAATTTTCGGCGCTTTTTCTGGCGTATTTGGCACGGCTATTAGTGCGAGTCAAAACAACCTATCTACGGGTCCAGTAATTGTATTAGTGGCTTCTACTTTTGTCATTATTTCCTTCATTTTTTCTCCCAAACGTGGGTTATTATTCCGAGAGTTGCGCTTTCGTAAAAATCGAAGAGAATTGCATTTAAAAAAAACCTTGACGTTTATGTATCATATCGCTGCAAATCACGAAAATGTTTCACATCCGCACGCCATACGAATTTTGAATAATTTTCAAGGATTTACCAGAAAAACCTTAACAAAACTTGAAGAACAAGAGTTCATTCATATTGAAGGAAACTTATGGGCCATGACCGAAAAAGGATTTAATGAAGCTGCAACCATGTACAACCAATTAGGACAAGAAAATGACTAACACGCAAATAGAAATACAAGCCATTGCGGCTTTAGTGGCTGTGGCGTGTGCCATTCCTGGTGCTTTTTTAGTACTACGAAAAATGGCCATGATTAGTGATGCCATCAGTCATGCAATACTACCTGGTATTGTTTTAGGCTTTTTTATTACCCAAGATCTCAACTCGCCCTTACTTATTTTATTGGCTGCGCTTACTGGTGTTATAACCGTTATTTTAGTCGAATATATTCAGAAAACTGGCTTGGTAAAAGAAGATACGGCTATCGGTCTAGTATTTCCTGCACTCTTTAGTATTGGTGTTATCCTGATTGCTAAAAACGCCAATGATGTGCATTTAGACATTGATGCAGTACTTTTAGGGGAATTGGCCTTTGCTCCTTTTGATCGGTTCATCTTGGGTGAAACAGACATGGGTCCTAAATCGCTTTGGGTTATTGGAACCATACTTTTGAGTACACTACTACTACTCTTCTTATTTTTCAAGGAACTTAAACTAAGTACTTTTGATAAAGGCTTAGCTACCACTTTGGGCTTCTCTCCTGTGTTATTGCATTATGGTCTTATGACGGTTTCTTCTATCACTGTTGTCGGCGCTTTTGATGCGGTAGGCGCTGTGCTTGTGGTGGCTTTAATTATAGCACCAGCGGCCACTGCCTATTTGCTCACGGATGATTTAAAAAAAATGATCCTATTAAGTTGTGGTTTTGGTGTTTTTGCTGCTATTGGAGGTTATTGGATGGCAAATATATTAAATGCTTCTATTGCAGGATCTATGACCACCGTATTGGGCTTTTTATTTCTACTCGTTTATTTATTTGCTCCTAAACAAGGTGTTTTATCAGGCTATTTTCAGGAAAAGCAACAGCGCGTAGAAGTTTCTTTACTTGTTTTTTTATTGCACTTACAAAATCATGCTGAGCCTAGGGAACGCCATGTTAATCATTTACGGGAACATATCAACTGGCAAAAAGTACGTGCAAAAACAGTTTTAGATTTGGCTATAAAAAACAATTTAATACAAGTTTCGGAGGGTATTGTTTCACTCACCGAGAAAGGACAAGAATTTACGGATGAAGCTTTAAACTATATTACGACGAATAAAGCAACCGCTATTGAAGAGCTAAAAAGTCGTTTTTTCTTATTTAGAGGTTAAACTAGAGTTTTCCTTTTAATTTTTTTTAGACACAAAAAAAGGCAGTTAAAAAAACTGCCTTTTGAATACTGTGATAGGTATATTATTCTGCGTTCTCCGTCTTAACCACTAATCTAAAACCTTCTCCGTGAATGTTTAAAATTTCAACGGTATCATCAACTTTTAAATACTTTCTGAGTTTTGCGATATATACATCCATACTTCGAGATGTAAAATAGTTATCGTCTCTCCAAATTTTGGTTAAGGCCAATTCTCTCGGCATTAAATCGTTCTCATGCAAAGCCAATAAGCGTAAAAGCTCATTTTCTTTGGGAGATAGTTTTATGGATTCGTGATCTTTAAACTTTAAAAACCGCAGTTTAGAGTTTAACTGAAACTGACCGATAGTAAATTCGAACTTACGACTATCTGCCAAGGTACTTGATGCCTTTCGTTGCAAAATAGCTTTCAATTTCATTAACAACACTTCTGAATCAAAAGGTTTGTTCAAGTAATCATCGGCACCAGCCTTATATCCTTTTAACACATCTTCTTTCATGGTTTTGGCGGTCAAGAAAACAATAGGAACATGTTCGTTCTTCTCTCGTATTTCTTTTGCTAAGGTAAAACCATCTTTATACGGCATCATGACATCTAAAATACAGATATCATAGGTGTCTTTCTTGAATTTTTCAAAACCTTCCATTCCGTTTTTTGCCAAAACCACATCAAAGTCGTTCATTGACAAGTAGTCTTTAAGTACTATTCCAAAATTTGGATCATCCTCTACCAAAAGGATTTTTTTATTTACTGTTTCCATAATTACTTTTTATATTAAGGGCAGTTTTACGTAAAAAGTACTTCCTTTACCTTTCTCGCTTTCAACATAGACCTCTCCCTGGTGATCTTCAACTATTTTTTTTACGTAAGCCAAGCCTAAACCGTGACCTTTTACGTTATGTATGTTTCCGGTATGCTCTCTGTAAAACTTTTCAAAAACTTTTTTCAAAACCGCTTTACTCATTCCGGAACCTTGATCTTTTATTTTTATAATAATACTCGTATTAGCCAACTCTGTGTATACATCAATTTTTGGTGCTTCTGGCGAATATTTTATAGCGTTATCTAGGATATTGACCACGACGTTTGTAAAATGCATATCACTTGCCAAAACTTCACTGCGTTCTGATTCTAAGTGCAGGTTGATATAACCACCCCTATCGGCTACAATTAATTCTACATGAGCAACAGCATCGTGTATTATGTCGTGAACGTCTACCCTATCCTTACTAATATCTAACTGATTTTTTTCTAATTTTGATATTCTCAAGACATTCTCAACCTGAGCGTGCATTCGTTTATTTTCATCTTTTATCATATTAAGATACCGGTAAACCTTTTCTTTATCATCAATTATTTTCGGATTTCGAATGGCTTCTACCGCTAAATTAATGGTGGCAATGGGCGTTTTAAACTCATGTGTCATGTTATTGATAAAGTCTGATTTGATTTCAGAAATTTGTTTTTGTCGTATCAATTGGTAAATGGCACTGGTGTATGCTAATAGAATTACTAAGGTAAAAAGCAAGGATAAAATTGCCATGGGCAAAATAGTCTTAATCAAAAACTTTTTCTTCGATGGAAAAGTTAGTAACAAGGTAAAGCTACTTTCTCCTTCTGAATCTTTAAAAATGGGATAAGCATACAGTTTCGATTTTGCAAATTTGAATTTTCTTGATTTCACTTTCGTGGGCAAGCCTTTACTATAAATCCCGTATTCGTATTCTGTATCAATATTTCTATTTTTAAGCTCTTGGCCAACGAGAAGCTCTATTTCTTGCTTACTAATTCTTGTGTGTATGGCCTGATTCTTAGCTTTTTCTTTGAACACATCCTCAAAAGCTGCTTTCTCAATTGCACTTAAGCCTCCTATTTTTTCTAATTTTTGAACAGGAGACAAGGATAAAGATTTGCCGTCAAGTCCAAATTCTTCTTTAAAAATAGTTTTATTTCGAATACTCGTAAAATTCTTAATCAATGATGAATCATTAATTAAACCAATATTGGAGTTGTCAAAGATCGTATTTGGTATCGAGTAACTCTCTTCTAAGATACCATGTGAATAATAAGTTATTTCATTAGAATTTAAATCTCTTTCTACAAAAAATAAATTCTTCAATAAATCTGGAGCCTTTACTTGATTTCCAAAACTATCTTTAATTTTAAATAGCTCATTGGTATAATCCGCAAGTTCTCTTTTTTCAATTTTCGCCGTGACCGTGTTTAAAATTTCGGTGACCGTGGTAGAAAATTGCTCTTCCTTATCTTCCACTGATTGTTTTATCCAGTATCCTTGAACAAATATGATCCCTATTAAAGATATACTCATCAAGACTACTAGAAGAATAAATAAACGCTTGTTCATTTTGAGGTAAAATTATAAATTTAACAGTTAGTAGTGGATGCGTTTAACCTAACCTTAACACAAATGTTAAAATTAGTTAGGTTATTTACATAATTTAAGAAGTTGATTGTGAATTTCATGTACTTTTTTAGTTGTTTCCGTTAAATCGATGTTATTTATGATAAAATCTGACTTTTTTGATTTTTCTTCATCGCCCCATTGATTCGCTATTCTTGCTTTTACCTCCTCAACAGTAACTTTATCTCTATTTGTAACCCTATTGATTCTGACTTTTTCTGGAGCGGTAACTAAAATAATCTTATCGAACCTCCCCTCTAAACCATTTTCGAAAAGAATAGCAGTTTCCTGAATCACATAGGGATAGTTTTGTTTGTTCTTCCAAGCTAAAAAATGGTTTTTTACCGCCGGATGCACTATACTATTTAATTCCCCTAATAAACTGGCGTTATTAAAAACTTTAGCTGCAATAAATTGTCTGTTCAATTCACCTTCGAGGTATGCCTTTTCTCCTAAAAGAGAACTAATTTGTTTTCGAATTTTTTTTCTAGTCATTAATTTTTTTGCTTCCTTATCAGAGCTATAAACAGGAACGCCCAAAGCTTCAAAAAGCTCAGCTACCGTACTTTTACCACTACCAATTCCTCCTGTTAGACCAACAACCATTACTTTCTTTTTAAAATAAAACGCACTTCCTTAGTGAGTAGCTTAGGTTCATTTAATACCTGAGGATAGGTTTTTAACGCTAATAACAAAGTTTGTTGTTCTTTATCAGCTCGTGCCTCATAATCTGCAATAACCGTAAAATCTGATGCTTTCAATTGTTTTAAATCGTCAATCTTTGCTTTACATAAAACAGAAACGATATTCGGAATAATATTTATGTCGTAATCCTTAGGCAAGTTCACCACTATTATGGGAACTTCAATGATTTTTTCTGAAAAGCGTGCTACTTTTCCGTAGACTTCCACCTCTTTTGTAAAATACCTAAGGTTGTCTGTTTTTGGTGGAATAACTAAAGCCAATTTTTCTGAAAAATCATCAGCAATATCCGCTATTTCCTTAGCTGTGGTATTGATGCTTTTAATTTTATCAAGCTCTTTTCTAGGCCCTCTAACAAGAATACTATCAGGAGTAATTTTTAGCGTTGTATCTAACATATAGTTTTGATTTAAACTCAGCTCTAATTTTGAAATAACAGGTATCTTTTTCGTAAATAATGGATATAATTCCAAAATGATAGTATCATCGTTGTAGATACTAACCAATTCCATAGATTGCGGTAATTGCTGTTCTATTTGAAATTGGTACACACGCTTAGGAACTATATAATTTCCGCTTTTTAGTTGCGCTTTTGAAACATCAATAGTGATTTTTTTATTTCCAAAATTAAATCTCAAGAATGAAAACCCACTGGCCCTTAATTTTACATCTATTTTATCTTGAGAAGCACCTACAAAAAGTAAACTGTCAGGACTATTGGTATACACAATATCAAAAACAGCACTGCCGGTATAATTACCCGACAACTCGCTAATAAACCAAGCCAAACTAGACACTAAAAGAAAAATCAAGAAGATTTTTATCTTTCTTTTTTTAAGTGCGATTTTAATTCGCTTCATAGGATCATTCTATTTTTTAAAGAATAGCTTAGGAAAAATATCTTCAGGGTTCTTGTTGGTAAAGTTAAGTAAAATGGTTGATTTTAAGAATCCATAACCGTATCCTACAAACTGAATACAAACGGCTGATAAGGCTAACAAGGCAATAGCGAGGCTTTTAGTTTTAAGGAAAGCATCAATAAACAAAAGCAAAAAGTAAACCACATAAAAATACAATAAAAAACTTACTCCAAAAGCTAAGAACAGGAGTCCAAATAAAAATCCTAAACAGAAAAGTGTTGGAAACCAATAGGTAATTTTTTTTGTTTCAGGATGCCAGTGGTTTAAGATGGGTCGTACCATACCAAATTTATTGACCTGAGTGTAAAATTTATTCCAATCTATTCTTCTTTTGTGGTATACAAAAGCCTTTCGAATTAATTTTGTTTTAAAACCTTCTTTCCAAATTCGTATGGTTAAATCTGGGTCTTCACCCGGATGAATACGACCATACCCCCCTGTAGTTTCAAAAGCATGCTTAG
The sequence above is drawn from the Cellulophaga sp. Hel_I_12 genome and encodes:
- a CDS encoding metal ABC transporter permease gives rise to the protein MELTDFFTDYTLRTITLGTAVLGAICGMLGSFAVLRKQSLLGDAISHAALPGIALAFIITGIKEVNVLLLGALISGLLGTFWIKGIVKRTRLKSDTALGLILSLFFGFGMLLLTFIQKMPNANQAGLDKYLFGQAATLMEKDVWMMALITGISLLVLLLFWKELKLLLFDADYTKTLGFNVRFLDILITTFIVLAIVLGLQTVGVVLMSAMLLAPAAAARQWTNSLGTMIILASIFGAFSGVFGTAISASQNNLSTGPVIVLVASTFVIISFIFSPKRGLLFRELRFRKNRRELHLKKTLTFMYHIAANHENVSHPHAIRILNNFQGFTRKTLTKLEEQEFIHIEGNLWAMTEKGFNEAATMYNQLGQEND
- a CDS encoding metal ABC transporter permease; the protein is MTNTQIEIQAIAALVAVACAIPGAFLVLRKMAMISDAISHAILPGIVLGFFITQDLNSPLLILLAALTGVITVILVEYIQKTGLVKEDTAIGLVFPALFSIGVILIAKNANDVHLDIDAVLLGELAFAPFDRFILGETDMGPKSLWVIGTILLSTLLLLFLFFKELKLSTFDKGLATTLGFSPVLLHYGLMTVSSITVVGAFDAVGAVLVVALIIAPAATAYLLTDDLKKMILLSCGFGVFAAIGGYWMANILNASIAGSMTTVLGFLFLLVYLFAPKQGVLSGYFQEKQQRVEVSLLVFLLHLQNHAEPRERHVNHLREHINWQKVRAKTVLDLAIKNNLIQVSEGIVSLTEKGQEFTDEALNYITTNKATAIEELKSRFFLFRG
- a CDS encoding sensor histidine kinase KdpD, which produces MNKRLFILLVVLMSISLIGIIFVQGYWIKQSVEDKEEQFSTTVTEILNTVTAKIEKRELADYTNELFKIKDSFGNQVKAPDLLKNLFFVERDLNSNEITYYSHGILEESYSIPNTIFDNSNIGLINDSSLIKNFTSIRNKTIFKEEFGLDGKSLSLSPVQKLEKIGGLSAIEKAAFEDVFKEKAKNQAIHTRISKQEIELLVGQELKNRNIDTEYEYGIYSKGLPTKVKSRKFKFAKSKLYAYPIFKDSEGESSFTLLLTFPSKKKFLIKTILPMAILSLLFTLVILLAYTSAIYQLIRQKQISEIKSDFINNMTHEFKTPIATINLAVEAIRNPKIIDDKEKVYRYLNMIKDENKRMHAQVENVLRISKLEKNQLDISKDRVDVHDIIHDAVAHVELIVADRGGYINLHLESERSEVLASDMHFTNVVVNILDNAIKYSPEAPKIDVYTELANTSIIIKIKDQGSGMSKAVLKKVFEKFYREHTGNIHNVKGHGLGLAYVKKIVEDHQGEVYVESEKGKGSTFYVKLPLI
- a CDS encoding glycosyltransferase family 2 protein, with protein sequence MNLFFSFIIPVYNRPNEIKELLDSLLLQTYKQPFEVVIIEDGSTLSSENILLDYTDSLAITYFKKANSGPGDSRNYGMKRAKGNYFIVLDSDCILPPQYLSEVHNALEIDFVDCYGGPDAAHESFILVQKAINYAMTSFLTTGGIRGGKTSIDKFQPRSFNMGISKHAFETTGGYGRIHPGEDPDLTIRIWKEGFKTKLIRKAFVYHKRRIDWNKFYTQVNKFGMVRPILNHWHPETKKITYWFPTLFCLGFLFGLLFLAFGVSFLLYFYVVYFLLLFIDAFLKTKSLAIALLALSAVCIQFVGYGYGFLKSTILLNFTNKNPEDIFPKLFFKK
- a CDS encoding response regulator transcription factor, which translates into the protein METVNKKILLVEDDPNFGIVLKDYLSMNDFDVVLAKNGMEGFEKFKKDTYDICILDVMMPYKDGFTLAKEIREKNEHVPIVFLTAKTMKEDVLKGYKAGADDYLNKPFDSEVLLMKLKAILQRKASSTLADSRKFEFTIGQFQLNSKLRFLKFKDHESIKLSPKENELLRLLALHENDLMPRELALTKIWRDDNYFTSRSMDVYIAKLRKYLKVDDTVEILNIHGEGFRLVVKTENAE
- a CDS encoding YbbR-like domain-containing protein; the encoded protein is MKRIKIALKKRKIKIFLIFLLVSSLAWFISELSGNYTGSAVFDIVYTNSPDSLLFVGASQDKIDVKLRASGFSFLRFNFGNKKITIDVSKAQLKSGNYIVPKRVYQFQIEQQLPQSMELVSIYNDDTIILELYPLFTKKIPVISKLELSLNQNYMLDTTLKITPDSILVRGPRKELDKIKSINTTAKEIADIADDFSEKLALVIPPKTDNLRYFTKEVEVYGKVARFSEKIIEVPIIVVNLPKDYDINIIPNIVSVLCKAKIDDLKQLKASDFTVIADYEARADKEQQTLLLALKTYPQVLNEPKLLTKEVRFILKRK
- the coaE gene encoding dephospho-CoA kinase (Dephospho-CoA kinase (CoaE) performs the final step in coenzyme A biosynthesis.), which translates into the protein MVVGLTGGIGSGKSTVAELFEALGVPVYSSDKEAKKLMTRKKIRKQISSLLGEKAYLEGELNRQFIAAKVFNNASLLGELNSIVHPAVKNHFLAWKNKQNYPYVIQETAILFENGLEGRFDKIILVTAPEKVRINRVTNRDKVTVEEVKARIANQWGDEEKSKKSDFIINNIDLTETTKKVHEIHNQLLKLCK